A window of the Electrophorus electricus isolate fEleEle1 chromosome 11, fEleEle1.pri, whole genome shotgun sequence genome harbors these coding sequences:
- the pacs2 gene encoding phosphofurin acidic cluster sorting protein 2 isoform X1, with protein MAERSGRLSFPGSGALNRPVPMNLFATWEIDGSSPNCIPRLCSLTLKKLVVLRELDKELISVVIAVKIQGSKRILRSHEIVLPPSGVVETDLALTFSLQYPHFLKREGNKLQILLQRRKRYKNRTILGYKTLAAGSVDMAEVLQHPAEGGQVLALCSHQKELLGKVAEIWIYSLSSQPIDHEEAAILGQKIKCSDNYSEEEYESFSSEQEASDDAVHGQDLEDDEFDVRKPKKQRRSIVRTASITRQQNFKQRVVALLKRFRVSDEVLDSEQDPAEPPPEVEEDLDLESVDFENPSDSGPDLDDDDSVLSTPKPQLKPYFEGVSLSSSQTEIGSIHSMRSHREPPSPMDPDKVKSTGKFQMDDVPDSITFGEPEVVTPTTELEMMDNMDTFLEKLPPSGKMTKTESLIIPSNRQEPKPTGRRGRSTSLKERQTSRPPNERANSLDNERSPDPRCHLQIPRKTVYDQLNHILVSDDHLPDNIILISTSEWQGQYLSNVLQNHGLPVVCTCTTADVQAAFNTIISRIQRFCNSNSITPAPVKIAVAGAQHYLSAVLRFFVDHLTHKTPDWLTYLRFLIIPLGVHPVSKYLGSIDYRYNSLFQDSAWRDLFYKAEAPVLVQDNPDVVARVTQYMLGANGAYQLPIAEAMLTYKQKRKKSFHFDFAVSPDEDSCQKFIPFIGMVNVGIIEQSSAASGDSDDAAPVGSLLSSTSPQISPSLKEASPTPPSSPSVHASFCSSPGGGQGELMGLQVDYWVAPSEKKRDMEKKDTSSKNTLKCTFRSLQVSRLPLGGPEAGPQPTMSMTVVTKEKNKKVMFLPKKTKDKEVESKSQVIEGISRLICTAKHQQTMLKVLIDGVEWHDVKFFQLAAQWSSHVKHFPLAIFGHSKGPY; from the exons gCTCTGCAGTCTTACTCTGAAGAAGCTTGTGGTGTTGAGGGAGTTGGACAAAGAGCTCATCTCTGTGGTCATCGCTGTCAAAATCCAG GGCTCCAAGCGGATCTTGCGATCCCATGAGATCGTGCTGCCCCCTTCTGGTGTGGTGGAGACTGACTTggctctcactttctctctacAG tacccCCACTTCttgaagagagaggggaataaGCTACAGATTCTTTTACAGAGGAGGAAGCGCTATAAGAACCGCACCATTCTGGGCTACAAGACCCTTGCAGCTGGCTCAGTCGACATGGCAGAG gttctgCAACACCCAGCAGAAGGAGGGCAAGTGTTGGCTCTCTGCAGCCACCAGAAGGAGCTCCTGGGGAAGGTTGCTGAGATCTGGATCTACTCTCTCTCCAGCCAGCCCATTGACCATGAAGAAGCAGCCATACTGGGCCAGAAAATCAAATGCTccg ACAACTACTCAGAAGAGGAGTATGAGAGCTTCTCATCAGAGCAGGAGGCCAGCGACGACGCAGTGCATGGTCAG GATCTTGAAGATGATGAGTTTGATGTAAGGAAACCTAAAAAGCAGCGAAGATCAATCGTAAGGACAGCGTCAATCACAAGG CAGCAGAACTTTAAACAGAGGGTGGTCGCTCTGCTCAAACGCTTTCGCGTCTCAGACGAG GTGTTAGATTCAGAGCAGGATCCAGCTGAGCCTCCTCCAGAAGTGGAGGAGGATTTGGATCTGGAGAGTGTAGACTTTGAGAACCCCAGTGACAGTGGGCCGGACCTGGATGATGACGACAGTGTACTCAGTACCCCCAAACCCCAGCTCAA gccaTATTTCGAGGGTGTCTCTCTTTCTAGCTCTCAAACTGAGATTGGTAGCATTCACAGCATGAGGAGTCATAGAGAGCCACCCAGTCCA atggatCCTGACAAGGTGAAGTCTACAGGGAAGTTTCAGATGGATGATGTGCCCGACAGTATCACTTTC ggagAGCCAGAGGTTGTTACCCCCACCACAGAATTGGAGATGATGGACAACATGGACACCTTCTTGGAGAAGCTACCCCCTTCTGGCAAAATGACCAAAACCGAGTCGCTCATTATTCCCTCCAACAG gcagGAGCCCAAGCCGACTGGCCGGAGGGGGAGGAGCACATCCCTGAAGGAAAGGCAAACCAGCCGGCCTCCCAACGAGAGAGCCAACAGCCTTGACAACGAGCGCTCGCCAGACCCACGCTGCCACCTTCAG ATTCCGCGTAAAACAGTATATGACCAGCTCAACCACATCCTGGTGTCAGATGACCACCTTCCCGACAACATCATCCTCATTAGTACCTCGGAATGGCAGGGGCAG TATCTGTCTAATGTCCTCCAGAATCACGGTCTCCCTGTGGTGTGCACATGCACCACGGCTGATGTTCAGGCTGCTTTTAACACCATCATTTCAAGGATACAGAGATT ttgtaaCAGTAATTCCATCACTCCTGCTCCCGTGAAAATTGCAGTAGCGGGTGCTCAGCACTACCTCTCTGCTGTGCTTCGCTTCTTTGTTGATCACCTGACTCATAAGACCCCAGACTGGCTCACCTACTTGCGCTTCCTCATCATTCCACTGG gagtcCATCCTGTATCTAAGTACTTGGGCAGTATAGATTACAGGTATAATAGTTTGTTCCAGGACTCAGCGTGGCGAGATCTCTTCTATAAAGCTGAGGCTCCTGTTCTAG tGCAAGATAATCCTGATGTGGTTGCCAGGGTAACACAGTACATGCTTGGTGCAAATGGAGCCTACCAGCTCCCCATAGCGGAGGCAATGCTGACTTACAAGCAGAAGAg GAAAAAGagctttcattttgattttgcaGTAAG CCCAGATGAAGACTCCTGTCAGAAATTCATCCCCTTCATAGGA ATGGTGAATGTTGGGATTATTGAACAGAGCTCTGCTGCTTCAG GAGATTCAGATGATGCTGCTCCTGTGggctctctcctttcctctacTTCTCCTCAAATATCTCCTTCTCTTAAAGAAGCATCCCCCACTCCTCCCTCTTCCCCATCTGTCCACGCATCATTCTGCAG TTCCCCTGGAGGTGGACAGGGGGAGCTAATGGGACTGCAGGTCGACTACTGGGTGGCTccatcagagaagaaaagagataTGGAAAAGAAGGACACCTCCTCTAAGAACACACTCAAGTGTACGTTTCGCTCGCTGCAGGTTAGCCGCCTCCCATTAGGTGGGCCAGAGGCGGGGCCACAGCCAACCATGTCAATGACTGTTGTGACCaaggagaagaacaaaaaag TGATGTTTCTGCCCAAGAAGACGAAAGATAAAGAGGTGGAGTCTAAGAGTCAGGTGATCGAAGGCATCAGCCGCCTCATCTGCACTGCCAAACACCAGCAAACAATGCTCAAAG tgttgaTAGATGGGGTGGAGTGGCACGATGTGAAGTTTTTCCAGCTGGCAGCTCAGTGGTCGTCTCACGTCAAGCACTTCCCCCTCGCCATTTTCGGACACTCCAAAGGGCCATACTGA
- the pacs2 gene encoding phosphofurin acidic cluster sorting protein 2 isoform X2 yields the protein MAERSGRLSFPGSGALNRPVPMNLFATWEIDGSSPNCIPRLCSLTLKKLVVLRELDKELISVVIAVKIQGSKRILRSHEIVLPPSGVVETDLALTFSLQYPHFLKREGNKLQILLQRRKRYKNRTILGYKTLAAGSVDMAEVLQHPAEGGQVLALCSHQKELLGKVAEIWIYSLSSQPIDHEEAAILGQKIKCSDNYSEEEYESFSSEQEASDDAVHGQDLEDDEFDVRKPKKQRRSIVRTASITRQNFKQRVVALLKRFRVSDEVLDSEQDPAEPPPEVEEDLDLESVDFENPSDSGPDLDDDDSVLSTPKPQLKPYFEGVSLSSSQTEIGSIHSMRSHREPPSPMDPDKVKSTGKFQMDDVPDSITFGEPEVVTPTTELEMMDNMDTFLEKLPPSGKMTKTESLIIPSNRQEPKPTGRRGRSTSLKERQTSRPPNERANSLDNERSPDPRCHLQIPRKTVYDQLNHILVSDDHLPDNIILISTSEWQGQYLSNVLQNHGLPVVCTCTTADVQAAFNTIISRIQRFCNSNSITPAPVKIAVAGAQHYLSAVLRFFVDHLTHKTPDWLTYLRFLIIPLGVHPVSKYLGSIDYRYNSLFQDSAWRDLFYKAEAPVLVQDNPDVVARVTQYMLGANGAYQLPIAEAMLTYKQKRKKSFHFDFAVSPDEDSCQKFIPFIGMVNVGIIEQSSAASGDSDDAAPVGSLLSSTSPQISPSLKEASPTPPSSPSVHASFCSSPGGGQGELMGLQVDYWVAPSEKKRDMEKKDTSSKNTLKCTFRSLQVSRLPLGGPEAGPQPTMSMTVVTKEKNKKVMFLPKKTKDKEVESKSQVIEGISRLICTAKHQQTMLKVLIDGVEWHDVKFFQLAAQWSSHVKHFPLAIFGHSKGPY from the exons gCTCTGCAGTCTTACTCTGAAGAAGCTTGTGGTGTTGAGGGAGTTGGACAAAGAGCTCATCTCTGTGGTCATCGCTGTCAAAATCCAG GGCTCCAAGCGGATCTTGCGATCCCATGAGATCGTGCTGCCCCCTTCTGGTGTGGTGGAGACTGACTTggctctcactttctctctacAG tacccCCACTTCttgaagagagaggggaataaGCTACAGATTCTTTTACAGAGGAGGAAGCGCTATAAGAACCGCACCATTCTGGGCTACAAGACCCTTGCAGCTGGCTCAGTCGACATGGCAGAG gttctgCAACACCCAGCAGAAGGAGGGCAAGTGTTGGCTCTCTGCAGCCACCAGAAGGAGCTCCTGGGGAAGGTTGCTGAGATCTGGATCTACTCTCTCTCCAGCCAGCCCATTGACCATGAAGAAGCAGCCATACTGGGCCAGAAAATCAAATGCTccg ACAACTACTCAGAAGAGGAGTATGAGAGCTTCTCATCAGAGCAGGAGGCCAGCGACGACGCAGTGCATGGTCAG GATCTTGAAGATGATGAGTTTGATGTAAGGAAACCTAAAAAGCAGCGAAGATCAATCGTAAGGACAGCGTCAATCACAAGG CAGAACTTTAAACAGAGGGTGGTCGCTCTGCTCAAACGCTTTCGCGTCTCAGACGAG GTGTTAGATTCAGAGCAGGATCCAGCTGAGCCTCCTCCAGAAGTGGAGGAGGATTTGGATCTGGAGAGTGTAGACTTTGAGAACCCCAGTGACAGTGGGCCGGACCTGGATGATGACGACAGTGTACTCAGTACCCCCAAACCCCAGCTCAA gccaTATTTCGAGGGTGTCTCTCTTTCTAGCTCTCAAACTGAGATTGGTAGCATTCACAGCATGAGGAGTCATAGAGAGCCACCCAGTCCA atggatCCTGACAAGGTGAAGTCTACAGGGAAGTTTCAGATGGATGATGTGCCCGACAGTATCACTTTC ggagAGCCAGAGGTTGTTACCCCCACCACAGAATTGGAGATGATGGACAACATGGACACCTTCTTGGAGAAGCTACCCCCTTCTGGCAAAATGACCAAAACCGAGTCGCTCATTATTCCCTCCAACAG gcagGAGCCCAAGCCGACTGGCCGGAGGGGGAGGAGCACATCCCTGAAGGAAAGGCAAACCAGCCGGCCTCCCAACGAGAGAGCCAACAGCCTTGACAACGAGCGCTCGCCAGACCCACGCTGCCACCTTCAG ATTCCGCGTAAAACAGTATATGACCAGCTCAACCACATCCTGGTGTCAGATGACCACCTTCCCGACAACATCATCCTCATTAGTACCTCGGAATGGCAGGGGCAG TATCTGTCTAATGTCCTCCAGAATCACGGTCTCCCTGTGGTGTGCACATGCACCACGGCTGATGTTCAGGCTGCTTTTAACACCATCATTTCAAGGATACAGAGATT ttgtaaCAGTAATTCCATCACTCCTGCTCCCGTGAAAATTGCAGTAGCGGGTGCTCAGCACTACCTCTCTGCTGTGCTTCGCTTCTTTGTTGATCACCTGACTCATAAGACCCCAGACTGGCTCACCTACTTGCGCTTCCTCATCATTCCACTGG gagtcCATCCTGTATCTAAGTACTTGGGCAGTATAGATTACAGGTATAATAGTTTGTTCCAGGACTCAGCGTGGCGAGATCTCTTCTATAAAGCTGAGGCTCCTGTTCTAG tGCAAGATAATCCTGATGTGGTTGCCAGGGTAACACAGTACATGCTTGGTGCAAATGGAGCCTACCAGCTCCCCATAGCGGAGGCAATGCTGACTTACAAGCAGAAGAg GAAAAAGagctttcattttgattttgcaGTAAG CCCAGATGAAGACTCCTGTCAGAAATTCATCCCCTTCATAGGA ATGGTGAATGTTGGGATTATTGAACAGAGCTCTGCTGCTTCAG GAGATTCAGATGATGCTGCTCCTGTGggctctctcctttcctctacTTCTCCTCAAATATCTCCTTCTCTTAAAGAAGCATCCCCCACTCCTCCCTCTTCCCCATCTGTCCACGCATCATTCTGCAG TTCCCCTGGAGGTGGACAGGGGGAGCTAATGGGACTGCAGGTCGACTACTGGGTGGCTccatcagagaagaaaagagataTGGAAAAGAAGGACACCTCCTCTAAGAACACACTCAAGTGTACGTTTCGCTCGCTGCAGGTTAGCCGCCTCCCATTAGGTGGGCCAGAGGCGGGGCCACAGCCAACCATGTCAATGACTGTTGTGACCaaggagaagaacaaaaaag TGATGTTTCTGCCCAAGAAGACGAAAGATAAAGAGGTGGAGTCTAAGAGTCAGGTGATCGAAGGCATCAGCCGCCTCATCTGCACTGCCAAACACCAGCAAACAATGCTCAAAG tgttgaTAGATGGGGTGGAGTGGCACGATGTGAAGTTTTTCCAGCTGGCAGCTCAGTGGTCGTCTCACGTCAAGCACTTCCCCCTCGCCATTTTCGGACACTCCAAAGGGCCATACTGA
- the pacs2 gene encoding phosphofurin acidic cluster sorting protein 2 isoform X3 yields MAERSGRLSFPGSGALNRPVPMNLFATWEIDGSSPNCIPRLCSLTLKKLVVLRELDKELISVVIAVKIQGSKRILRSHEIVLPPSGVVETDLALTFSLQYPHFLKREGNKLQILLQRRKRYKNRTILGYKTLAAGSVDMAEVLQHPAEGGQVLALCSHQKELLGKVAEIWIYSLSSQPIDHEEAAILGQKIKCSDNYSEEEYESFSSEQEASDDAVHGQDLEDDEFDVRKPKKQRRSIVRTASITRQQNFKQRVVALLKRFRVSDEVLDSEQDPAEPPPEVEEDLDLESVDFENPSDSGPDLDDDDSVLSTPKPQLKPYFEGVSLSSSQTEIGSIHSMRSHREPPSPMDPDKVKSTGKFQMDDVPDSITFGEPEVVTPTTELEMMDNMDTFLEKLPPSGKMTKTESLIIPSNRQEPKPTGRRGRSTSLKERQTSRPPNERANSLDNERSPDPRCHLQIPRKTVYDQLNHILVSDDHLPDNIILISTSEWQGQYLSNVLQNHGLPVVCTCTTADVQAAFNTIISRIQRFCNSNSITPAPVKIAVAGAQHYLSAVLRFFVDHLTHKTPDWLTYLRFLIIPLGVHPVSKYLGSIDYRYNSLFQDSAWRDLFYKAEAPVLVQDNPDVVARVTQYMLGANGAYQLPIAEAMLTYKQKSPDEDSCQKFIPFIGMVNVGIIEQSSAASGDSDDAAPVGSLLSSTSPQISPSLKEASPTPPSSPSVHASFCSSPGGGQGELMGLQVDYWVAPSEKKRDMEKKDTSSKNTLKCTFRSLQVSRLPLGGPEAGPQPTMSMTVVTKEKNKKVMFLPKKTKDKEVESKSQVIEGISRLICTAKHQQTMLKVLIDGVEWHDVKFFQLAAQWSSHVKHFPLAIFGHSKGPY; encoded by the exons gCTCTGCAGTCTTACTCTGAAGAAGCTTGTGGTGTTGAGGGAGTTGGACAAAGAGCTCATCTCTGTGGTCATCGCTGTCAAAATCCAG GGCTCCAAGCGGATCTTGCGATCCCATGAGATCGTGCTGCCCCCTTCTGGTGTGGTGGAGACTGACTTggctctcactttctctctacAG tacccCCACTTCttgaagagagaggggaataaGCTACAGATTCTTTTACAGAGGAGGAAGCGCTATAAGAACCGCACCATTCTGGGCTACAAGACCCTTGCAGCTGGCTCAGTCGACATGGCAGAG gttctgCAACACCCAGCAGAAGGAGGGCAAGTGTTGGCTCTCTGCAGCCACCAGAAGGAGCTCCTGGGGAAGGTTGCTGAGATCTGGATCTACTCTCTCTCCAGCCAGCCCATTGACCATGAAGAAGCAGCCATACTGGGCCAGAAAATCAAATGCTccg ACAACTACTCAGAAGAGGAGTATGAGAGCTTCTCATCAGAGCAGGAGGCCAGCGACGACGCAGTGCATGGTCAG GATCTTGAAGATGATGAGTTTGATGTAAGGAAACCTAAAAAGCAGCGAAGATCAATCGTAAGGACAGCGTCAATCACAAGG CAGCAGAACTTTAAACAGAGGGTGGTCGCTCTGCTCAAACGCTTTCGCGTCTCAGACGAG GTGTTAGATTCAGAGCAGGATCCAGCTGAGCCTCCTCCAGAAGTGGAGGAGGATTTGGATCTGGAGAGTGTAGACTTTGAGAACCCCAGTGACAGTGGGCCGGACCTGGATGATGACGACAGTGTACTCAGTACCCCCAAACCCCAGCTCAA gccaTATTTCGAGGGTGTCTCTCTTTCTAGCTCTCAAACTGAGATTGGTAGCATTCACAGCATGAGGAGTCATAGAGAGCCACCCAGTCCA atggatCCTGACAAGGTGAAGTCTACAGGGAAGTTTCAGATGGATGATGTGCCCGACAGTATCACTTTC ggagAGCCAGAGGTTGTTACCCCCACCACAGAATTGGAGATGATGGACAACATGGACACCTTCTTGGAGAAGCTACCCCCTTCTGGCAAAATGACCAAAACCGAGTCGCTCATTATTCCCTCCAACAG gcagGAGCCCAAGCCGACTGGCCGGAGGGGGAGGAGCACATCCCTGAAGGAAAGGCAAACCAGCCGGCCTCCCAACGAGAGAGCCAACAGCCTTGACAACGAGCGCTCGCCAGACCCACGCTGCCACCTTCAG ATTCCGCGTAAAACAGTATATGACCAGCTCAACCACATCCTGGTGTCAGATGACCACCTTCCCGACAACATCATCCTCATTAGTACCTCGGAATGGCAGGGGCAG TATCTGTCTAATGTCCTCCAGAATCACGGTCTCCCTGTGGTGTGCACATGCACCACGGCTGATGTTCAGGCTGCTTTTAACACCATCATTTCAAGGATACAGAGATT ttgtaaCAGTAATTCCATCACTCCTGCTCCCGTGAAAATTGCAGTAGCGGGTGCTCAGCACTACCTCTCTGCTGTGCTTCGCTTCTTTGTTGATCACCTGACTCATAAGACCCCAGACTGGCTCACCTACTTGCGCTTCCTCATCATTCCACTGG gagtcCATCCTGTATCTAAGTACTTGGGCAGTATAGATTACAGGTATAATAGTTTGTTCCAGGACTCAGCGTGGCGAGATCTCTTCTATAAAGCTGAGGCTCCTGTTCTAG tGCAAGATAATCCTGATGTGGTTGCCAGGGTAACACAGTACATGCTTGGTGCAAATGGAGCCTACCAGCTCCCCATAGCGGAGGCAATGCTGACTTACAAGCAGAAGAg CCCAGATGAAGACTCCTGTCAGAAATTCATCCCCTTCATAGGA ATGGTGAATGTTGGGATTATTGAACAGAGCTCTGCTGCTTCAG GAGATTCAGATGATGCTGCTCCTGTGggctctctcctttcctctacTTCTCCTCAAATATCTCCTTCTCTTAAAGAAGCATCCCCCACTCCTCCCTCTTCCCCATCTGTCCACGCATCATTCTGCAG TTCCCCTGGAGGTGGACAGGGGGAGCTAATGGGACTGCAGGTCGACTACTGGGTGGCTccatcagagaagaaaagagataTGGAAAAGAAGGACACCTCCTCTAAGAACACACTCAAGTGTACGTTTCGCTCGCTGCAGGTTAGCCGCCTCCCATTAGGTGGGCCAGAGGCGGGGCCACAGCCAACCATGTCAATGACTGTTGTGACCaaggagaagaacaaaaaag TGATGTTTCTGCCCAAGAAGACGAAAGATAAAGAGGTGGAGTCTAAGAGTCAGGTGATCGAAGGCATCAGCCGCCTCATCTGCACTGCCAAACACCAGCAAACAATGCTCAAAG tgttgaTAGATGGGGTGGAGTGGCACGATGTGAAGTTTTTCCAGCTGGCAGCTCAGTGGTCGTCTCACGTCAAGCACTTCCCCCTCGCCATTTTCGGACACTCCAAAGGGCCATACTGA